One Coffea eugenioides isolate CCC68of chromosome 2, Ceug_1.0, whole genome shotgun sequence genomic window, GGAATGCGTTTACAGCAGCAGAATAACGTTTCTATTCTCAAGAGATATGTGACTTGAAAGACATCCACCAAGGCAAGTTTCAACTTTCAAGTGCCATCATCCACCAAAATCTTTgtacaaaaaattaattataccattctactgatttttttttaatattcaaATCGTGAAAGCTACAAACTTTGATAAAGTGTTAAAAGTGGGCAAGGGAAACGAATAAAAGATAAAGGGCTGAACACAAGGAATGAATCCACGCCTGAAGTTGCCAAAAGGCACACGACAATTTGAACTAATTTTTATTTGCCAACACGTTAATACGTCCAAATATAGGAAACTTTTGTAATCAGTGGACAGTACTGGACTGAACACTGGACAGAGGAATGTAAAATACTACTGGaattgatttcttttttctgttaTTTATACTCAGGGATGATCtcaaaaacctcccctgagatttttgAAAATTGTGGCCACCTCTCttaagatttgaaaaattacacttatcTCTCTTGATACTATGAAAAGACTATGATGCTTTCACaaattttaagtgaaaatgagtttaaaacagaaaaataaaaattattttctgaTAATCCTTCTTTATCCTAAAATTCTAATGTCATCTAGTCTAGTAAATTAgatttcattccaaatttttttgACGAGATTTATTAATCAATTTACAAAAAATCGACCGACCAAATAAGGAAGCACTTGTTAAAATAAGTATCTTCAAAAATTacttaaccaaaaaaaatgtCCAAAGTACCAAAAAAGAATGCTACAAAATATGTCTTAAATTTTCCTGCAAAAAACTAACCTGAAGTTTTCACTTAACGGTTAATGGTGATAGTTCACTTTTTagcatttaatttgttttacATATTAGAGAGGGGTAATATTGGATATTCGTTGATTTTTTTGCTTCCATCATCAATTATTACAAAGACATACTTACTAGGGGAGGTTTCCATAAATTTTCAAATCTCAGGGGAGATAGCTATAATTAttaaaaacctcaggggaggtttctaaaattatcccttatacTAAAGCAAAATATGTATTTGTGTGTGggttttttggggggggggtgttggtagtcctttttttttccaattatcTGGAAAGGGAAATTTTGCTTATAGCTGCATGCTGAGAATTGGTGGATCTGTTGATGTATATGGATGGAATACTTAGCAACATAgcttcaagaaaatgaataatttAACTCTTAAAATTCTTGAATTAAGAATTACACTCAAAATAAGTGCAAccagattttttttcccttctaaaaaaaattgtgtTAGCTTGAACCTTTTGCATAAGCATTGACCATTTCTTTCTTCATACTTCTACCATTGTCAAGTGTTCTTCGCAAAATCAATTCTAGTGTTTTACTTACGATGGCTAATTATCCTTGTAAAGGAAATTTTTACAGTTTCCTTCAAGCAAAGGTTTTTTATGCCGTTAGCCTTTTCCTTGTAAAGGAATTTTTTACAGTTTCCTTCAAGCAAAGGTTTTTGATGCCGTTAGCCTTTTTCTTGTAAAGGAAATTAATAACCGTTGCCAGGCAACACTAGCTTTGGCTGACATTTCTTGACTCCAATTTTGACAATCTGGATTTACGTGGACAAATTTGAATACGTTAACCAACAAGTGGTGAACAACTAATGATAACTTGTATAGTGTTATTGTATTCACATCATAATAGATTTTAATATTATGGATTTTTCTGTCTACATAACCTAATATGTATTTACccatattaataattattaccGTTCCTTGTATTGATACACTTTTCCTAATTACTTTTACCTTTATTAGACACACCCTGACATTATTATCAAGTTAGTCATGAACAAATGGTAACTATGTTCAATGCAGAATGATATggtgcaatgaatttggctgtTACATTAAAACTATTAGACCACATAAAATTTCCAAGGGGTCAGCATTTGAATTTTTCAGATTCACCTACTATAGTCGTTACATTTCCCTCTCCCAAAAAAGGGTGAAAAAATCTAAGTCATTATGGGCAAAATATATAATCAAAGTGGCTGACGAGGATTGCAACAAATTCTAACATTTATCCTGAATGATTGCATCCTTGAACTGAACAGCCGACTTCTAAGGGAGAAAGACTTGAATCCTTACTGGGATTAGACAACTCAACCTTGGCATCTTATTTTGAGAAACCATTGTACTCGAGTGTAATCCCCTTAAAATCTCCAAGAGGGTTATAAATAATTAGACGATTGCTGCAAGTTTCGTTCCTTAGATCAAAGATGGTCAATGATCATAAGAACCACGATAGAGAAGGCATCCCAGGAAGCTAACTATTTGATATGGTGCAATCTACTATTAACATTCAATCTTCCGGTGCTACAAAGCCTGTTAAGAACAGTATGGTTTAATTTCAACCCTTGATAGTTAATAAGAAAGAAGGACTTCCGGATATGCATTGTGTATACTTATTAATAGTCTCCATGTTTCTTATGCATAGTAGCATCAGAACGTTATCTGGTAACATATAGTATACGAGTCCAGTAAAAACACTGCTTGGACGCTATGTTGTTTTGATTTGTACTCCCAAGATGAGTAATAATGCAATGTTGTTCTTTGATCATGGCAGGTCTAATGCTCCTACAGTTTCGCATCCCATGGCGACAGCTACTTTCATCATCTTGCTTGTTGGAAGATGCGAGCATTGTCCTGCAACTTGGTTTCTTGGGTGTCTTGCTGCTCCAATTCGTAATATATGTTGTAGAATCAAAATGCAGAGGCAGAAAAAAGAGTATGGTTGGAGAAAAGTGTTCTGTGGGTGCAAAGGTTGGGCTTAGTTACAAGCTGACCCTTGTTTGCTCCATTTTACTTCTCGGAGCTCATTTCCTCGAGCTGCTGATGCTACAGAGTAATAATTCGGCTCACTGTGCATTGGAAGTGCCAAATTATGCCTCAGAGACGATGCAAGTAATTTCATGGTCCATTTCATTAATTCTGCTGTATAAAATACTAAGAGACAAACAAGTCAGGTTGCCTTGGATCATCAGGATCTGGTGGATATCCAGCTTCTTGATATCTCTTGCATCTGCGGCTATCGATGGAAATTATATCATAATAAACCATGAAAGCCTCAAAGTCCAATCATATGCTGACGCCTTGAATCTTCTTGCATCTGCCTTCCTACTTGTCATTTCAATACGAGGCAGAACAGGCATTGTGCTTGACATcccaaatggcatcactgcCCCACTTTTGaatggaaaaagtgaaaagcattTGGAAGGAAAACAAGATTGTCCATATGGGAGAGCCACTCTTCTCCAACTGGTGACATTTGCATGGCTCAATCCGCTCTTTGAGGTTGGGATTAAGAAGCCACTTGATCAGGATGAAGTCCCAGAAGTTGATTTCAGGGACTCGGCCCATTACCTGTCTCGATCCTTTGATGATTGCCTTGAACATGTAAGGAAAAAAGATGGAACAGCAAATCCATCTATTTATAAGGcaatatatatatttgcatGGAAGAAAGCAGCAATTAATGCCCTTTTTGCAGTTATAAGTGCATCATCATCTTACGTTGGCCCCTATCTCATTGACGATTTTGTAAATTTCCTAACTGAGAAAAAGTTCAGGAGCTTAGGAAGTGGCTATCTACTTGCATTGGGTTTTCTGAGTGCAAAAATGGTTGAAACAATAGCGCAGAGGCAGTGGATATTTGGAGCTCGCCAACTAGGCCTTCGGTTAAGAGCAGCTCTGATATCTCAAATATACCAGAAGGGCATAGTTCTATCAAGTAAATCACGTCAAAGCCACAGCAGTGGGGAGATCATTAACTATATGAGCGTTGATGTCCAAAGAATTACAGACTTCATCTGGTACTTGAACACAATTTGGATGTTGCCTATACAAATTTCCTTGGCTATCTTCGTTCTACACACAAATCTGGGATTGGGATCACTTGTAGCTTTGGTTGTAACTCTGATAATAATGTGTGGAAACATACCACTGACTAGAATCCTGAAGAGATTCCAAACTAAAATAATGGAGTCAAAAGATGATAGGATGAAAGCTACTTCAGAAGTTCTTCGCAACATGAAGACAATAAAACTTCAGGCATGGGACAGTTATTTCTTAGACAAACTAGAAATTCTAAGGCAAACTGAGTACAATTGGTTATGGAAGTCATTAAGATTGCTGGCATTAACAGCTTTCATATTCTGGGGATCGCCAGCTTTTATATCTGTTATGACTTTTGGTGGATGTGTTTTAATGGGAATCCCTCTCACTGCAGGGCGAGTCTTATCAGCATTGGCAACATTTCGCATGCTCCAAGATCCCATATTTAATCTACCAGATTTATTGTCTGTAATTGCTCAGGGAAAAGTTTCTGCAGATAGAATTGCTTCTTTCCTGCAGCAAGATGAAGTTCAATCAGATGCAGTTTTGTACCATTCTTGTAGTGATACAGAATTTTCAGTTGAGATAGATGGTGGAAAATTCTGCTGGAATACTGAATCAGGAAGTGCAACACTTGATGGAATAAACTTAAGGGTAAAAAGAGGAATGAAGGTGGCAATATGTGGCACTGTTGGATCAGGAAAGTCCAGTTTGCTCTCATGTGTACTTGGAGAGATGTCAAAGCAGTCAGGGACGGTGAAGATCAGTGGTACTAAGGCTTATGTCCCTCAATCCCCATGGATATTGACAGGAGATATTAGAGAAAACATTCTCTTTGGAAACCCATATGACAGTGACAAGTATAATAGAACAGTTGAAGCATGTGCTCTTACCAAGGACTTAGAGCTTTTTTCTGCTGGCGACCTAACTGAGATAGGAGAAAGAGGAATAAACATGAGTGGAGGCCAGAAGCAAAGAATACAAATTGCCCGTGCTGTCTACCAAGATGCTGATATTTATCTCCTCGACGACCCTTTCAGTGCTGTGGATGCTCATACAGGCACACAACTGTTCCAGGTCAGCAGATTTAGGATTTTTGTCTTGATTAATAATAATACATTTTGCAAGGTCCTACTGTTCCACACAAAATGCTTTAACTTAAAATGATTCAGTGCAAGAACAGTTGTTCTTGAAATGTTTTATGTATTCCCTTTACGTTTATGTCTGACCTAAAGTAACCATGATACCCTGCtgtgtttttgtgtgtgtgtgtatagtGAAAAATCTGAAGTCTCACTTAATTTTGATACCACGTTaagttttgtttcatttcttcagGATTGTTTGATGGGAATCCTCAAGGACAAGACTATACTTTATGTCACCCACCAAGTTGAGTTTCTTCCAGCTGCAGATCTCATTTTGGtaagtaagaaaaatgcatggtTGCTAGTATAACTTTGTCAATTAAATTTGACTAAGCACTAAATATATTTCAAGTGTTACATATTCTTGTTgcccaagagaaaaggaagctTCAATATGATCTGACTGATACTGATTCACATTGGAGTTTTGTCCACGTTGATGATAGATATGTTTCCCGATGTTGATGTGTATATACAAGTATTTGATGGGAAACACTAGAGGCTCCTAAAGATGGAACCATTTTATGAAGTTTGTCTCTTCAATCTTACATTGAGTACTGAAACCATACAAATGATCAGGGAATCTTAAGGATGATTTTCCACCCAAAGTTATGTACAGTTGACTTCAGCATATTACATTATTCTATCATAAAGGTTTCAGGTTGTATCTGGTAAATTGTAACAGGTGATGCAAAATGGAAGAATTGCACAAGCTGGTTCATTTGAAGAACTTCTAAAACACAATGTTGGGTTTGAAGTCATCGTTGGGGCCCACAATGAAGCTCTAGAATCAATTCTGACAGTTGAAAGCTCTAGTAGAACTTTCAATCATGAAACTGATGATGGTGAATCTAATTCAGAACCTAATCCAAATGCAGAATTTCCACACACGAAACAAGATTCCGAGCACAATCTATGTGTTGAAATAGCAGAAAAAGAAGGACGGTTGGTGCAggatgaagaaagagaaaagggaaGTATTGGGAAGGAAGTTTACTGGTCTTACTTGACCATCGTGAAACGTGGTGCCTTTGTTCCAATAATTTTACTTGCTCAATCATCATTCCAAGCATTGCAGATAGCCAGCAATTATTGGATGGCATGGGCCTGTCCTACTGGGAATCATGAACCAGTTGTTGGGATGCACTTCATACTATTTGTTTATGTACTTCTTGCCATTGGAAGTTCACTGTGTGTGCTGATCCGAGCCACATTATTGGCTATAACAGGCCTTTTGACCTCAGAGAAGCTATTCAGCAACATGCTGCACAGCATTATTCGTGCTCCTATGGCTTTCTTTGACTCAACTCCAACTGGAAGAATTTTAAACAGGGTAAGTAAGCATGATTAAACAGGATAAAATATTCAACTATTGTTGTCATTGGAAGCTGAAAACTTTCGTGCAACATTGAATTTTTTTAGTGTTCTTTACTTTGGCTGTCTGTCTTGGAGTTAATCTTATCATGTAGGCATTAAGAGCTTCAGCATAAGCTAGTTAAGAATTTCTGTAGTTAAAAAGTAGAAAGCAGATCAAGAGATAGGTTAACAGAAAAAACCAATTTTTAAGTGTCTGTATAGCTGCTAATTGATCTGAATTTGCAAATTATGGTTTTCTGTTATTGTCTGATATGTCATAAGCATCAAGTCATTTAGTCTATGCTAGATGAAACTCGGCATAGAGAACTTATATCATTTGAAAGTTTTATCAAATCCAATCAGTTTGTAGCAAAGAAAATAAGCAAATTGTATGATAGGCAGCAAATTAACCAACCTGCAATGACATACTACATTTTGCAAGATTTACAGGAACTTGATATCAAGAAGAAAGACAATAAGCAGGATATCTGAAGGAATTGACCATATAATATTCCTCTAATGGTCTAACCGTCTTTGTAGTTTGTACTGGACAAAATTCATCTATTGCTTCATCAAATAGTGCTAGCTTTTTCAACCAATTGAGAATAACTATGCGACTGACAAGCTCCGCATGAAATGGGCAATACTCCATCTTTAATTGACCAAATCTATCTGGTGGGATTATTATATGACTGACTAGCTCCTCAAGAAATGGATACATGCTAGGCATATTCAAGCTCAGATATTAAATGCATACTTGCTTAATCATGGGCGCTGCCTAAACTTGAAAATGAGTTCTTGGAGCCTATTGATCATCCTAAATACAAAGGAGCGCATAAATTGGGCCAAATGCATGGGAAAGGCAAAGGTTTCAGTATACTACTTATGAGGCAAATTTAAGTTTCACACTATTAGATTTCTGATATCATGGAGTTCACGTTTTTTTTCTCTTGATACTCCGGAATATAGTGTTTAAGAATGAAAACAACCATTTATGTCATGCACAGGCATCAACAGATCAAAGTGTCCTAGACTTGGAGTTGGCAAACAAAATAGGCTGGTGTGCATTCTCAATTATCCAGTTACTTGGAACCATAGCAGTCATGTCGCAGGTAGCATGGGAAGTGTTTGCCCTCTTCATTCCTGTCACAGCCATCTGCATATGGTACCAGGTAAATCATTTTGACCCTTGCTATTGCACTCAAGTCAATTCTTTGGAGAATTCAAAAGCTGTTTTATAATACTTAACCTCAGAGGGAGAAATCCTGAATCATATTCAAAAGCTTATTACTACAGTTCTACATTCAGATTTTAGCAGGAAGCAGGAACAAATCTGTCATGCAAAATATTTTAGACCGATTAGACATATTTTAATGCAATTTTCAGGTTGCCACATAGCAAATCCTTACAGTATAATCCTACATCTATTCATCAAATTTTCAGCGATATTACATACCAACGGCAAGAGAATTGGCACGTTTAGCTGGTATACAGAGAGCTCCAATCCTCCATCACTTCGCTGAGTCACTAGCTGGAGCAGCAACAATACGCGCTTTTGACCAAAAATGTCGCTTCATTGACTCAAACCTCTGTCTCATCGACAACCATTCAAGACCATGGTTTCACAATGTGTCAGCAATGGAGTGGCTTTCTTTCAGACTGAATCAGTTATCCAACTTTGTGTTTGCCTTCTCACTCGTTTTGCTTGTGACTCTACCAGATGGAATCATAGATCCCAGTAAGCATCGAAACTACTGCATTTCTAAGTATATAATCACTGATCACACGTAAAGTACTCCTGTCATAGTGCAAATGGTGGACGTTAATCCATGAAAGGCATAAGCCCCTGTGGGAAAAACTATATCAAACTCCTTCATTTACTGCATGCTCTTGCAAAGACTTACCTAGTGAATATTCTACAGGCATTGCCGGGCTGGCAGTAACATATGGCATCAATTTGAATGTTCAGCAAGCTTCAGTTATTTGGAATATATGCAATGCTGATAACAAAATGATATCAGTGGAAAGGATTCTTCAGTATTCGAACATTGCCAGTGAAGCACCCTTAGTTATTGAAGATCACAGACCACCAGGAAATTGGCCAGATATCGGAACAATTCAATTCACAAACTTAAAGGTAAGTTCGTTTTCAGAACAAAAAGGTTCATTATTTCCCGTAACTAATATGCTTAATTCTAAGTGCAACattatcatttttgttgtgCATAATCTGCTGCATTACATACTAATGAGTTGTAgaaaaaatatgcaaataaaGAATAGACAGAGCATGAGAGTAAGTCTTCTAAACTCTTTGGCTTTTGTTTTTGATAATGAAACTATTCATGGTCTGTCCACAGATCCGGTATGCTGAGCATCTACCATCTGTATTAAAGAGTATAACCTGCACATTTCCTGGGAAGAAGAAAGTTGGTGTTGTTGGAAGGACAGGAAGTGGTAAATCAACTCTCATTCAGGCCATCTTTAGGATTGTAGAGCCCAGTGAGGGAAGTATCATAATTGATGACGTGGACATCACCAAAATAGGGCTTCATGACTTGAGATCAAGGCTTAGCATCATCCCCCAAGATCCTACAATGTTCGAAGGAACAGTTAGAGGAAATCTTGATCCATTAGACCAGTACTCTGACTATGAAATTTGGGAGGTAAAGTTTTCCACGATAGCTAAAGCAGTAGATACCTGTTTTAATATGCATTTACATTGATCCCGAACCTCTCTAAGCTCATTTAGAATAcagaatttcaaacaaaaaaaaaaagaaatttatcaAGTTGAGTGAATCATAAATGTACGCTTGGCACATAATGCAACAGTACAGATGTTAAAAGTAGTCAGCAGAATTGCGAGGGAATTTTTTTGGCAACATTTCAGTTGATATAAGCCTAGCCCTGTAAACATTTGATCTTTTTAATGTTGGATAGAAAGATGAAATGGACTAATCATCACGAATGATTATTTATAATTGCACTTTCTTATCAGCTGAGTAGATTTATCTTATACCTCCCAGGCTCTAGACAAATGTCAGTTAGGTGATTTGATGCGGGGGAAGCCAGAGAAGCTAGAAACTACAGGTCACATACTTGCCTTGGACTATTATCTCAAATGCAATGCTTAGGTGGTGATAAAATGTGTACTAAACTATCTTTCTTTTAATGCAACTAACATACAGTGGTTGAAAATGGGGAAAACTGGAGTGTCGGCCAGAGGCAATTATTCTGTCTTGGTAGAGCCTTGCTAAAGAAGAGCACAGTTCTTGTCTTAGATGAAGCCACTGCATCTGTTGATTCTGCAACCGATGGTACAATACAAAAGATCATCAGTCAAGAATTTAAAGATCGAACAGTCGTTACTATAGCTCACAGAATCCACACAGTTATAGATAGTGATCTTGTATTGGTCCTCAGTGATGGTAAGAAAACAAATGAACATCTCAATTTTTTCTTACATGTGCTTCTAGTTGTGTGCTCTTTGGTGTTCAATTCATTAAACTCATGATTGTTGTTCCATGAACAGGGCGGATAGCCGAGTATGACACACCAGCAAAGCTACTGGAAAGAGAGGATTCTTTCTTCTCAAGATTGATAAGAGAGTACTCAAAAAGATCACAGAGTTTTAGTAGCTTTTCCAAGATTCAAAGCTAACTCTGATCACAAGATGCAGGAAAACCAAATTGGAGGCATCCTGACCACCAAGATATCATAATTACCATGGTGTAAGTGAAGTCTTCTCAGAAGCAAAAGAAAGTTTGAACAAGTCATAGCCACAATGAAAGATACAGTACGTGGCTGCAGCACCAAGAACTCCTTAAGCTACATTAGACAAAGCATTCTTGATTTTATCCTCGGGTTAAAATATGTTTTGCCTACAGATTTTGGTTTATGTCAGAAACCATAATAGAGAGATCTCCACAATGTAATAGAGTCATTCACAAAGTATTCATGCACCATTTATTCTGCGGAAAAAAAACTACTTTTGCAATAACATGAGTTGCAGTTCATGAACAATCTCCCTATTTTTATGTATGATCCAATCCTGGGACTACAATTTCTTGCAAAGTTGTGACTAAAGATTTAAGCGAATGATAGAAGACCCTAAAGTTTTTAACCAAATATTTGTAAGTCACTTAACTTATCCAGCAACAATCTAATGTTCTTAGATGCAAAAAACCTGCTTCTTGGTAATTGTACAGGTGAGTACACAAATTCTTTACAGCACTTGAACCTTACAAATAATAATAGTTTAGTTCAAAAGAATCAAACCATGATTTTCAAGAATCTTACAAATAGTTAATAATCATATTAGTTAGTTTACAACTAACAAGAATCAACAACTAGTGGCTGAGTGCTTTTAGTACACAACCTCAAAGATTAGTCATTAGTGTGATTACAACAACAGGGGCACCGAGAAGGCGTGGCATTTGGTTCTAATACCATTTCACGTCTTTACAGTTCATGGGTCATGAAAGACGTGGGCAGAGGACCGTCAAAAACCACGTCTTGGACATATATGTAATTCACATCATCTGAAAGAAACTCCAATCCATTGTGATTATACAGTAGAAAGAGAGAGACTACTACAAGTGAGGTATAGGAGATCAAATGAAACCCGATAGCTTTGTGGCCCAATAACCGTTATCAGTAATCACAGTGGAGGAATTTTGACGGCAGTATATTCCTGTCAGATGAGTGCTCAGAATCTGGTGGCAGCCGTTAGATTGGAAGCCATAAATTCAGCCGGCGGTGCAACTCCTCCACCTAACCATAACCCTTCACCAATTTCGACAGCTAGGCCTCTGCTTTCAGTTTCAAAGCCATCTTGGATAGTCAGAACTGAGGTATGATCAATGATGCAGAAAGACCACTTTCTTTTTGCCCTCTGCATATATATAGTTTTGATGATGAATCTTTGTATGTGCAGTTCTTATTAATGGTATTGATTATGAATGTTGTCTTTTATCACGCTGGAAATGTTTAACTAGGAATAATAATCAATAATTCTTGTTGCAAGAAGTATTTTATTGGTTAATGGTGAGAAATAGTGAGGTGCCTTCACTAATAAAAGTTGATTTTTGGAGAtgtatatattttcttttagtaCATCATGTTACTATGCTAAGGCAGAACAGGGAAATGGGGTCGGTTGGAGTCCAACCTGCCATGATTAGTGGAATAGGAAAGGTGACTTTACCACTTGGGTCAAATTTTTTGTTGCAAATACTAGTTTGGTTTGAGGTTTGG contains:
- the LOC113760772 gene encoding putative ABC transporter C family member 15, translating into MMRSTIGSPEGLMLLQFRIPWRQLLSSSCLLEDASIVLQLGFLGVLLLQFVIYVVESKCRGRKKSMVGEKCSVGAKVGLSYKLTLVCSILLLGAHFLELLMLQSNNSAHCALEVPNYASETMQVISWSISLILLYKILRDKQVRLPWIIRIWWISSFLISLASAAIDGNYIIINHESLKVQSYADALNLLASAFLLVISIRGRTGIVLDIPNGITAPLLNGKSEKHLEGKQDCPYGRATLLQLVTFAWLNPLFEVGIKKPLDQDEVPEVDFRDSAHYLSRSFDDCLEHVRKKDGTANPSIYKAIYIFAWKKAAINALFAVISASSSYVGPYLIDDFVNFLTEKKFRSLGSGYLLALGFLSAKMVETIAQRQWIFGARQLGLRLRAALISQIYQKGIVLSSKSRQSHSSGEIINYMSVDVQRITDFIWYLNTIWMLPIQISLAIFVLHTNLGLGSLVALVVTLIIMCGNIPLTRILKRFQTKIMESKDDRMKATSEVLRNMKTIKLQAWDSYFLDKLEILRQTEYNWLWKSLRLLALTAFIFWGSPAFISVMTFGGCVLMGIPLTAGRVLSALATFRMLQDPIFNLPDLLSVIAQGKVSADRIASFLQQDEVQSDAVLYHSCSDTEFSVEIDGGKFCWNTESGSATLDGINLRVKRGMKVAICGTVGSGKSSLLSCVLGEMSKQSGTVKISGTKAYVPQSPWILTGDIRENILFGNPYDSDKYNRTVEACALTKDLELFSAGDLTEIGERGINMSGGQKQRIQIARAVYQDADIYLLDDPFSAVDAHTGTQLFQDCLMGILKDKTILYVTHQVEFLPAADLILVMQNGRIAQAGSFEELLKHNVGFEVIVGAHNEALESILTVESSSRTFNHETDDGESNSEPNPNAEFPHTKQDSEHNLCVEIAEKEGRLVQDEEREKGSIGKEVYWSYLTIVKRGAFVPIILLAQSSFQALQIASNYWMAWACPTGNHEPVVGMHFILFVYVLLAIGSSLCVLIRATLLAITGLLTSEKLFSNMLHSIIRAPMAFFDSTPTGRILNRASTDQSVLDLELANKIGWCAFSIIQLLGTIAVMSQVAWEVFALFIPVTAICIWYQRYYIPTARELARLAGIQRAPILHHFAESLAGAATIRAFDQKCRFIDSNLCLIDNHSRPWFHNVSAMEWLSFRLNQLSNFVFAFSLVLLVTLPDGIIDPSIAGLAVTYGINLNVQQASVIWNICNADNKMISVERILQYSNIASEAPLVIEDHRPPGNWPDIGTIQFTNLKIRYAEHLPSVLKSITCTFPGKKKVGVVGRTGSGKSTLIQAIFRIVEPSEGSIIIDDVDITKIGLHDLRSRLSIIPQDPTMFEGTVRGNLDPLDQYSDYEIWEALDKCQLGDLMRGKPEKLETTVVENGENWSVGQRQLFCLGRALLKKSTVLVLDEATASVDSATDGTIQKIISQEFKDRTVVTIAHRIHTVIDSDLVLVLSDGRIAEYDTPAKLLEREDSFFSRLIREYSKRSQSFSSFSKIQS